In the genome of Candidatus Angelobacter sp., the window GAGCCGGGGCGTTTGCGATGGTTGTGCGCTTGGAGTCGCCGGTTTTCACGATTGGACCATCGACGGAATCCATCTCTGCATGACCCGGCTGAATTTGCTTCGGCTCAACACGATGCCGGAACTGGACGCAAGGCTCCTCACCGGACGCCTCGACCTGGATCACTTGCGAACGCTCGACAACGCCCGTCTCCGCGATTTAGGCCGTATGCCGTATCCCATGGTGCGGGAAAAAGAGGCGCCGTTTCGGCGAATCGGGTGGGACGAAGCCTACCAACGCATCGCGAGCAGACTGCGCGTCGTCCACCCGAAGCGTTGGGCGATGTTCCTCACTTCGCGCGGCATCACGAACGAGGTTTATTATATGGCGCAGAAGGCTGCGCGCTTCCTCGGCACGAACAACGTGGATAACGCCGCGCGCCTTTGCCATGCGCCCAGCACTGCGGCGATGAAGCACGCCATCGGCGTCGCTGCGACGACCTGCAGCTACAAGGACTGGTATGGCACCGATCTGATTGTTTTTTTTGGCGCAAATCCGGCCAATGACCAGCCGGTGACGACGAAGTATCTGCACGAAGCGAAGAAGCTGGGGACGAAAGTGGTCCTCGTGAATCCGTATTTCGAACCGGGAATGAAGCGTTACTGGGTGCCCTCCACTTTGCACAGCGCGCTGTTCGGCACCGACATTGCCGATTACTGGTTCGCGGTGGGGCAGGGCGGCGACATCGCCTTCCTTTACGGCGTGTTGAAAATCATCTTTGGCAACCGATGGGAGGACGACTCGTTCATAAGGAACCACTCGGAGGGAGTGGAAGAACTGAAGCGAAAAGTCGATTCGTACGACTGGCCGACGCTCGAAATCCAATCCGGTGTGAGTCGGCCGGTGATGCAGGAGTTTGCCGAACTGATTCACGGCGCGGCAACAGCCGTAATGGTGTGGAGCATGGGCATTACGCAACATGCTTTCGGCGGAGACGCCGTGCAAATGATCCTGAACCTTGGGTTGACCAAGGGATTCGTCGGGCGCGACAAGTGCGGACTGATGCCGATTCGCGGCCACTCATCGGTGCAAGGAGGAGCGGAGATGGGCGCCTACGCGACCGTATTCCCCGGCGGCAGACCGGTGAACGGGGTGAACGCACAAATGCTTTCCAAGCAGTACGGCTTTCCGGTGCCGGACTGGGTCGGCCTCACGGCGCCGGAAATGATCGAAGCCAGCGCGGCCGGGCAGCTCGATTTGCTCTACTGCCTCGGCGGAAATTTTCTGCGCACGTTGCCGGAACCGGATTACGTGGCGCGCGCCCTC includes:
- a CDS encoding molybdopterin-dependent oxidoreductase, with protein sequence MQKGQKGWQETLKSIVPFGLGRTKPKHFRDMLKVAWRNRDNLGYAWKVLSRGVCDGCALGVAGFHDWTIDGIHLCMTRLNLLRLNTMPELDARLLTGRLDLDHLRTLDNARLRDLGRMPYPMVREKEAPFRRIGWDEAYQRIASRLRVVHPKRWAMFLTSRGITNEVYYMAQKAARFLGTNNVDNAARLCHAPSTAAMKHAIGVAATTCSYKDWYGTDLIVFFGANPANDQPVTTKYLHEAKKLGTKVVLVNPYFEPGMKRYWVPSTLHSALFGTDIADYWFAVGQGGDIAFLYGVLKIIFGNRWEDDSFIRNHSEGVEELKRKVDSYDWPTLEIQSGVSRPVMQEFAELIHGAATAVMVWSMGITQHAFGGDAVQMILNLGLTKGFVGRDKCGLMPIRGHSSVQGGAEMGAYATVFPGGRPVNGVNAQMLSKQYGFPVPDWVGLTAPEMIEASAAGQLDLLYCLGGNFLRTLPEPDYVARALANVPARVHQDVILTDQMFIEAKEEVILLPAKTRYEQDDGGTETSTERRVMFSPEIPRGVGEARAEWKILRELAAAVRPEHAHLLGCETG